One genomic window of Rhizomicrobium sp. includes the following:
- a CDS encoding PH domain-containing protein, whose translation MSYIDSTLGQGERLVARAHFHWWYSLKAWLALIFLGWFLIGIVIFVVMMVRKWTTEIGVTTHRFVEKEGLFNLKTFEVALPNIEGVRVTQNLWGRMLGYGHLRIEGTGVDHVDLPSIADPLAFRAAIETAKSGTGH comes from the coding sequence ATGTCCTATATCGACAGCACGCTGGGCCAGGGCGAGCGCCTGGTCGCGCGGGCGCATTTCCACTGGTGGTACAGCCTGAAAGCGTGGCTGGCGCTGATCTTCCTCGGCTGGTTCCTGATCGGCATCGTGATCTTCGTCGTCATGATGGTGCGCAAATGGACGACCGAGATCGGCGTCACCACGCACCGCTTCGTCGAGAAGGAGGGGCTGTTCAACCTCAAGACCTTCGAGGTCGCGCTACCGAACATCGAGGGCGTGCGGGTGACGCAGAATCTGTGGGGCCGCATGCTCGGCTACGGCCATCTGCGCATCGAGGGCACCGGCGTCGACCATGTCGACCTGCCCAGCATCGCCGACCCGCTCGCCTTCCGCGCCGCGATCGAGACCGCGAAGTCAGGCACCGGGCACTGA
- the argH gene encoding argininosuccinate lyase, whose translation MVANKMWGGRFEGGPASIMEVITPSIDFDKRMAAQDIAGSKAHARMLAVQQIIGHADCEAILRGLDIIEKEIAEGKFVFSRKLEDIHLNIESRLKDLIGDAAGRLHTARSRNDQVVTDFRLWVREACARADAGLDGLQRALFAQAEANYATIMPGYTHMQPAQPVTFGHHCLAYVEMFARDRTRFSDCSKRLNESPLGAAALAGTPYPIDRDVTAKALGFLRPMRNSLDAVSARDFALEYLAAATIAATHLSRLAGEIVQWSTPAFGFVRLSDAFTTGSSIMPQKRNPDAAELIRGKTGRVLGDFVALATVVKGLALAYGSDLQEDKERVFDAADTVEVSLAAMAGMIADMTVNPEAMRAAAEEGYPTATDLADWIVRTLRKPFREAHHIAGSIVRRAEELNLPLEKLPLAEMQAVEPGITQEVFAVLSLEASVKARMSYGGTAPDRVREQLFFWREKMK comes from the coding sequence ATGGTTGCGAACAAAATGTGGGGCGGCCGGTTCGAGGGCGGCCCCGCGTCCATCATGGAGGTCATAACGCCCTCCATCGATTTCGACAAACGGATGGCCGCCCAGGACATCGCGGGCTCCAAGGCGCATGCCCGCATGTTGGCGGTGCAACAGATCATCGGCCACGCCGATTGCGAGGCGATCCTGCGCGGCCTCGATATCATCGAGAAGGAAATCGCCGAGGGCAAATTCGTCTTCAGCCGCAAGCTGGAGGACATCCATCTCAACATCGAATCGCGGCTCAAGGATCTGATCGGCGACGCGGCGGGGCGGCTGCACACCGCGCGCTCGCGCAACGACCAGGTGGTGACGGATTTCCGGCTATGGGTGCGCGAGGCTTGCGCCCGCGCCGATGCCGGGCTCGACGGCTTGCAGCGCGCGCTGTTCGCGCAGGCCGAAGCGAATTACGCGACCATCATGCCGGGCTACACCCACATGCAGCCGGCCCAGCCAGTGACCTTCGGGCATCACTGCCTCGCTTATGTCGAGATGTTCGCGCGCGACCGCACGCGCTTTTCCGATTGCTCCAAGCGGCTGAACGAGAGCCCGCTTGGCGCCGCGGCGCTGGCCGGCACGCCCTATCCGATCGACCGCGACGTGACGGCCAAGGCGCTCGGCTTCCTGCGCCCGATGCGCAATTCGCTGGACGCGGTGTCGGCGCGCGATTTCGCGCTGGAATATCTCGCCGCCGCGACCATCGCGGCGACGCATCTGTCGCGGCTGGCGGGCGAGATCGTGCAATGGTCGACGCCGGCCTTCGGCTTCGTGCGGCTGTCGGACGCGTTCACCACCGGCTCCTCCATCATGCCGCAGAAGAGAAATCCCGACGCGGCCGAGCTGATCCGCGGCAAGACGGGGCGCGTGCTGGGCGACTTCGTGGCGCTGGCGACGGTGGTGAAGGGCCTGGCGCTGGCCTATGGCAGCGATCTGCAGGAAGACAAGGAAAGGGTGTTCGACGCCGCCGACACGGTCGAGGTGTCGCTTGCCGCGATGGCCGGGATGATCGCGGACATGACGGTGAACCCGGAAGCGATGCGTGCGGCGGCGGAGGAAGGCTATCCGACCGCGACCGACCTGGCCGACTGGATCGTCCGTACGCTGAGAAAGCCGTTCCGCGAGGCGCATCACATCGCCGGCAGCATCGTTCGGCGCGCCGAAGAATTGAACCTGCCGCTCGAAAAACTGCCGCTGGCCGAAATGCAGGCGGTCGAGCCGGGGATCACGCAGGAGGTGTTCGCCGTGCTGTCGCTGGAGGCCTCGGTCAAGGCGCGCATGAGCTATGGCGGCACCGCGCCCGACCGGGTGCGCGAGCAGCTTTTCTTCTGGCGGGAGAAGATGAAGTGA
- a CDS encoding DNA translocase FtsK 4TM domain-containing protein has translation MADALADARRALARLARLAIMRGAGALLFLGSGAALVALAGYDPSDPSWNNATGGPTANWLGGMGAMAADMLLQAFGIAAIAALAPPLVWGVRALRGLHLKHAMWRAFAWPLGTLLLAAGLGVLPAFKSLPAQDGGLIGIAAASMSAHVAQVYGRGWIAIALPVLLLLAGLPLSFLATGLRLTPILRGLANVPAAGLVGRLAGEDAEIRLSQSAQS, from the coding sequence ATGGCGGACGCGCTGGCCGATGCGCGCCGGGCGCTGGCGAGGCTGGCGCGGCTCGCGATCATGCGCGGCGCCGGCGCGCTGCTGTTCCTGGGCTCGGGCGCGGCGCTGGTCGCGCTGGCGGGCTATGACCCTTCCGATCCCTCCTGGAACAACGCCACCGGCGGGCCGACCGCCAATTGGCTGGGCGGCATGGGCGCGATGGCGGCCGACATGCTGCTGCAGGCCTTCGGCATCGCGGCCATCGCGGCGCTGGCGCCGCCGCTGGTCTGGGGCGTGCGCGCGCTGCGCGGGCTGCACCTGAAACACGCCATGTGGCGCGCCTTCGCCTGGCCGCTCGGCACGCTGCTGCTGGCGGCGGGGCTGGGCGTCCTGCCCGCCTTCAAGAGCCTGCCGGCGCAGGATGGCGGACTGATCGGCATCGCCGCCGCGTCGATGTCGGCGCATGTGGCGCAGGTCTATGGCCGCGGCTGGATCGCCATCGCGCTGCCGGTGCTGCTGCTTCTCGCGGGGCTTCCGCTGTCCTTCCTGGCGACGGGCCTGCGCCTGACACCGATCCTGCGCGGCCTCGCCAATGTGCCGGCGGCGGGCCTTGTGGGCCGGCTCGCTGGTGAAGATGCCGAAATTCGTCTTTCGCAAAGCGCACAGTCCTGA
- a CDS encoding c-type cytochrome, protein MRKELLFAALLVASSPAMAADAGNGKTIFGRCAICHIATKGGGNGLGPNLFGVVGRKAASLPSFAYSGALKTSGITWTNDKLTAWITSPARLVPGTRMAFGGISNPAQVADVVAYLDTLK, encoded by the coding sequence ATGCGCAAAGAGTTGTTGTTCGCTGCCCTTTTGGTCGCCAGCTCGCCGGCCATGGCCGCTGACGCCGGCAACGGCAAGACGATCTTCGGACGCTGCGCCATCTGCCACATCGCCACAAAGGGCGGCGGCAATGGGCTGGGGCCGAACCTGTTCGGCGTGGTCGGGCGCAAGGCGGCGTCGCTTCCCAGCTTCGCCTATTCCGGGGCGCTGAAGACGTCCGGCATCACCTGGACCAACGACAAGCTGACGGCCTGGATCACCAGCCCGGCCCGGCTGGTGCCCGGCACGCGCATGGCGTTCGGCGGCATCTCCAACCCGGCGCAGGTGGCCGACGTCGTCGCCTATCTCGATACGCTGAAGTGA
- a CDS encoding CopG family antitoxin, producing MKKRVPKLTSDAAAERFLARDLSGLDFSQFKPVRFEFEKKTARVNMRLPETLLKAVKARATARKIPYQRFIRESLERAVATRK from the coding sequence ATGAAAAAGAGAGTCCCTAAGCTGACATCCGATGCGGCCGCCGAGCGGTTTCTCGCGCGGGATCTATCGGGTCTCGATTTCTCGCAGTTCAAGCCCGTCCGCTTCGAATTCGAAAAAAAGACGGCGCGCGTAAACATGCGGCTGCCCGAGACGCTGCTCAAAGCCGTGAAGGCCCGCGCAACCGCGAGAAAAATTCCCTATCAGCGCTTCATTCGCGAATCGCTCGAGCGCGCCGTCGCGACCAGGAAATAG
- a CDS encoding BrnT family toxin → MYKWQTSGMVRAVAGFDWDVGNLAKCRKHGVSLAEIESLFEGSPRIAPDLKHSATEDRRIAVGRGASGRALFVAFVFRMVDGTLRIRPITARYMHSKEVEAYEKESP, encoded by the coding sequence GTGTACAAATGGCAGACTTCCGGCATGGTTCGGGCGGTCGCCGGATTCGACTGGGATGTCGGCAACCTGGCCAAGTGCCGCAAGCACGGCGTTTCCCTCGCGGAAATCGAGAGCTTGTTCGAAGGCTCGCCGCGGATCGCGCCCGACCTGAAGCACTCGGCGACGGAAGACCGCCGAATTGCCGTCGGTCGCGGCGCTTCGGGCCGGGCGTTATTCGTGGCCTTCGTGTTCCGCATGGTCGACGGGACGCTCCGCATTCGGCCGATCACGGCGCGCTACATGCACAGCAAGGAAGTCGAGGCCTATGAAAAAGAGAGTCCCTAA
- a CDS encoding 3-hydroxybutyryl-CoA dehydrogenase, with the protein MVIERIGVIGAGQMGNGIAHVLSLAGYDVVLDDVNKDQLGKALDRITKNMHRQAARGLIKEEQIEPALKRIRTTTALDDLKDRDLVIEAATEDEAVKKKIFQELTPRLNDKALIATNTSSISVTRLATATDRPERFIGIHFMNPVPMMQLVEVIRGIATDDPTFQAALEIVRRVGKTAAYAEDFPAFIVNRILQPMINEAVYTLYEGVGNVEAIDTAMRLGANHPMGPLQLADFIGLDTCLSIMQVLYEGLADSKYRPCPLLVKYVEAGWLGQKTGRGFYDYRGDHPVPTR; encoded by the coding sequence ATGGTTATTGAACGCATCGGCGTTATCGGCGCGGGCCAGATGGGCAACGGCATCGCCCACGTCCTGTCGCTGGCGGGTTACGATGTGGTGCTGGACGACGTCAACAAGGACCAGCTCGGCAAGGCGCTGGACCGCATCACCAAGAACATGCACCGCCAGGCGGCGCGCGGCCTGATCAAGGAAGAGCAGATCGAGCCGGCGCTGAAGCGCATCCGCACCACCACCGCGCTGGACGATCTGAAGGACCGCGACCTCGTGATCGAGGCGGCGACCGAGGACGAGGCGGTCAAGAAGAAGATTTTCCAGGAATTGACGCCGCGGCTGAACGACAAGGCGCTGATCGCGACCAACACCTCGTCGATCTCTGTAACGCGCCTCGCCACCGCGACCGACCGGCCGGAGCGCTTCATCGGCATCCATTTCATGAACCCGGTGCCGATGATGCAGCTTGTTGAAGTCATCCGCGGCATCGCGACCGACGATCCGACCTTCCAGGCGGCGCTGGAGATCGTGCGCCGGGTCGGCAAGACGGCGGCCTATGCCGAGGACTTCCCGGCCTTCATCGTCAACCGCATCCTGCAGCCGATGATCAACGAGGCGGTCTATACGCTGTACGAGGGCGTCGGCAACGTCGAGGCGATCGACACCGCGATGCGGCTGGGCGCCAACCATCCGATGGGGCCGCTGCAGCTCGCCGATTTCATCGGGCTCGATACCTGCCTGTCGATCATGCAGGTGCTGTATGAGGGCCTGGCGGATTCGAAATACCGCCCCTGTCCGCTTTTGGTGAAATATGTCGAAGCAGGCTGGCTCGGTCAGAAGACCGGCCGCGGCTTCTACGACTATCGCGGCGACCATCCGGTCCCGACGCGGTGA
- a CDS encoding FAD-binding protein, protein MTSLVIAEHDNKSLKEATAKVVNAATQLGAPVHVLVAGSDAGAVAEAAAKLAGVEKVILADDPLYAKMVAETMETLILSLADKYDAILAPATTNGKNYLPRVAAKLDVAQISEIIKVVSPDTFERPIYAGNAIATVQAGAGKKVITVRTTTFKVVGEGGSATVEKIGAAADPGLSKFIGEELSKSERPELTSAKIVISGGRGMQSGDNFHLLDKIADKLHAAVGASRAAVDAGFVPNDYQVGQTGKVVAPDLYIAVGISGAIQHLAGMKDSKVIAAINKDEEAPIFQVADYGLVADLFKAIPEMDEELTKLGY, encoded by the coding sequence ATGACCTCTCTCGTCATCGCCGAACACGACAACAAGTCCCTCAAGGAAGCCACCGCCAAGGTCGTGAACGCCGCGACGCAACTCGGCGCGCCGGTGCATGTGCTGGTCGCCGGATCGGATGCCGGCGCGGTGGCGGAAGCCGCCGCCAAGCTCGCGGGCGTGGAGAAAGTGATCCTCGCGGACGATCCGCTCTATGCCAAGATGGTCGCCGAGACGATGGAGACGCTGATCCTCTCCCTCGCCGACAAGTACGATGCGATCCTCGCGCCCGCCACGACCAACGGCAAGAACTACCTGCCGCGCGTCGCCGCCAAGCTGGACGTGGCGCAGATCAGCGAGATCATCAAGGTCGTCAGCCCCGATACGTTCGAGCGGCCGATCTATGCCGGCAACGCCATCGCCACCGTGCAGGCTGGCGCCGGCAAGAAGGTCATCACCGTGCGCACCACCACCTTCAAGGTCGTGGGCGAAGGCGGATCGGCGACGGTCGAGAAGATCGGCGCGGCGGCCGATCCGGGCCTGTCGAAATTCATCGGCGAGGAGCTGTCCAAGTCGGAACGCCCCGAACTGACCTCGGCCAAGATCGTGATCTCGGGCGGGCGCGGCATGCAGTCGGGCGACAATTTCCATCTGCTCGACAAGATCGCCGACAAGCTGCACGCCGCGGTCGGCGCATCGCGCGCCGCGGTCGATGCCGGCTTCGTGCCCAACGACTATCAGGTCGGACAAACCGGCAAGGTCGTGGCGCCGGACCTCTACATCGCGGTCGGCATTTCCGGCGCGATCCAGCATCTGGCCGGCATGAAGGACTCCAAGGTCATCGCCGCCATCAACAAGGACGAGGAAGCGCCGATCTTCCAGGTCGCCGATTACGGCCTCGTCGCCGATTTGTTCAAGGCAATCCCGGAAATGGACGAAGAGCTCACCAAGCTTGGCTATTAG
- a CDS encoding cupin domain-containing protein, protein MVDFADFVAPFDADAFRADYYGKRPLHISGTGRERTGILDWPRFNAALALASFWTEDTLKLYFKNRAALRDTYCDLADLRPGQSAPVNPERVKVLLGLGASLITNQLHRVCPEVNAVAHMLEREFAARVMANAYCSFNGVQAFQTHFDLHDVFAVQVEGEKLWRVYEARADTPVAPVPPGEAGEKWLLATRGRLLFEVRMKPGDILYLPRGQYHDALTAAQASLHVTFGVTPPTGLALFKLLENVMAGESAFRAALPDARRPGELRERLAVLADRLKAVLTSPAFALDVLNHQRGLAGTAPDYDLPAQMPSSWYATARPAKVLRRDAGFVLICDGREIALGAAYPAVEWLVQQRFFSLEDALARHPGVDRSELRAVLELLVGAKIVAPTQMQQ, encoded by the coding sequence ATGGTGGACTTCGCGGATTTCGTGGCGCCGTTCGATGCCGACGCCTTTCGTGCGGACTATTACGGCAAGCGCCCGCTGCACATTTCCGGCACGGGCCGGGAACGGACCGGCATCCTGGATTGGCCGCGGTTCAACGCGGCGCTCGCGCTCGCGTCCTTTTGGACCGAAGACACGCTGAAGCTCTACTTCAAGAACCGCGCGGCGCTGCGCGACACCTATTGCGACCTCGCCGATTTGCGCCCGGGGCAGAGCGCGCCGGTCAATCCCGAGCGGGTCAAGGTGCTGCTGGGGCTCGGCGCCAGCCTGATCACCAACCAGTTGCATCGGGTTTGCCCGGAGGTGAACGCGGTGGCCCACATGCTCGAACGCGAATTCGCCGCGCGCGTCATGGCCAACGCCTATTGCTCCTTCAACGGCGTGCAGGCGTTCCAGACCCATTTCGACCTGCACGATGTCTTCGCCGTCCAGGTCGAAGGCGAAAAACTGTGGCGCGTCTACGAGGCGCGGGCGGACACGCCGGTCGCGCCGGTGCCGCCGGGCGAAGCGGGCGAGAAATGGTTGTTGGCGACGCGCGGACGTTTGCTGTTCGAAGTGCGCATGAAGCCCGGCGACATCCTCTATCTGCCGCGCGGTCAGTACCACGACGCCCTGACCGCGGCGCAAGCCTCGCTCCACGTCACCTTCGGGGTCACGCCGCCGACGGGGCTCGCCCTGTTCAAGCTGCTGGAGAATGTCATGGCCGGCGAAAGCGCCTTTCGCGCCGCCCTGCCGGATGCGCGCCGCCCCGGCGAGCTGCGCGAGCGGCTCGCCGTTCTCGCCGACCGGCTCAAGGCCGTGCTCACCTCGCCCGCCTTCGCCCTGGATGTGCTGAACCATCAGCGCGGTCTGGCCGGCACAGCGCCGGACTACGACTTGCCGGCCCAGATGCCGTCGTCCTGGTACGCGACCGCCCGTCCGGCGAAAGTCCTGCGGCGCGATGCCGGTTTCGTCCTCATCTGCGACGGACGCGAGATCGCGCTGGGCGCCGCCTATCCGGCCGTCGAATGGCTGGTGCAGCAGCGGTTCTTCTCCCTGGAAGACGCGCTCGCCCGCCATCCCGGCGTGGACCGGTCCGAGCTGCGCGCCGTCCTGGAGCTTCTCGTCGGCGCCAAGATCGTCGCGCCGACCCAGATGCAGCAGTAA
- a CDS encoding FtsK/SpoIIIE domain-containing protein, producing MCAKASGEYDKARAPLTLALGKTIGGEPVMADLAKMPHLLVAGTTGSGKSVGLNTMILSLLYRMTPQQCRLIMIDPKMLELSVYDGIPHLLSPVVIDPKKAVVALKWAVREMEERYRKMSKLGVRGVEAFNDRVRKAKEKGESLKRTVQTGFDRETGKPIYEDEVLELEPMPYIVVIVDEVADLMMISGKEIEGAVQRLAQMARAAGIHLIAATQRPSVDVITGTIKANFPTRISFQVTSKIDSRTILGEQGAEQLLGAGDMLYMMAGGRIRRIHGPFVTDREVEDVVRFLKTQGTPDYLEAVTEEPDEEGDDPYALMGSGGGGNSDSGDDLYDKALAIVARERKATTSYLQRRLQIGYNKAASLIERMEHDGVVSKPNHKGLREVLLPDHEEH from the coding sequence ATCTGCGCGAAGGCGAGCGGCGAATACGACAAGGCGCGCGCGCCGCTGACCCTGGCGCTCGGCAAGACCATCGGCGGCGAGCCGGTGATGGCCGACCTCGCCAAGATGCCCCATCTGCTGGTCGCGGGCACCACGGGTTCGGGCAAGTCGGTCGGGCTCAACACCATGATCCTGTCGCTGCTCTACCGCATGACGCCGCAGCAATGCCGGCTGATCATGATCGATCCCAAGATGCTGGAATTGTCCGTATACGACGGAATTCCGCACCTTTTGTCGCCGGTGGTGATCGATCCCAAGAAGGCCGTCGTGGCGCTCAAATGGGCGGTGCGCGAGATGGAGGAACGCTACCGCAAGATGTCCAAGCTGGGCGTGCGCGGCGTCGAGGCCTTCAACGACCGCGTGCGCAAGGCCAAGGAAAAGGGCGAGAGCCTGAAGCGCACGGTGCAGACCGGCTTCGACCGCGAGACCGGCAAGCCGATCTATGAGGACGAGGTGCTCGAACTCGAGCCGATGCCGTATATCGTGGTCATCGTCGACGAGGTCGCCGATTTGATGATGATTTCCGGCAAGGAGATCGAGGGCGCGGTGCAGCGCCTGGCGCAGATGGCGCGCGCCGCCGGCATCCATCTGATCGCGGCGACCCAGCGCCCGTCGGTCGACGTGATCACCGGCACGATCAAGGCGAATTTCCCCACCCGCATCTCGTTCCAGGTGACGAGCAAGATCGACAGCCGCACCATCCTGGGCGAACAGGGCGCCGAGCAGCTCCTGGGCGCCGGCGACATGCTCTATATGATGGCCGGCGGGCGCATCCGCCGCATCCACGGCCCGTTCGTCACCGACCGCGAGGTCGAGGACGTGGTGCGCTTCCTGAAGACCCAGGGCACGCCGGACTATCTCGAAGCGGTGACCGAGGAGCCGGACGAGGAGGGCGACGACCCCTATGCCCTGATGGGCTCCGGCGGTGGCGGCAATTCGGATTCGGGCGACGATCTTTACGACAAGGCGCTGGCCATCGTGGCACGCGAGCGCAAGGCGACGACGTCGTATCTCCAGCGCCGGCTGCAGATCGGCTACAACAAGGCCGCCAGCCTGATCGAGCGCATGGAGCATGACGGCGTAGTCTCCAAGCCCAACCACAAGGGTTTGCGCGAAGTCCTCTTGCCGGACCACGAGGAACACTGA
- a CDS encoding electron transfer flavoprotein subunit beta/FixA family protein — translation MKVLVPVKRVIDYNVKVRVKADQSGVDLANVKMSMNPFDEICVEEAVRLKEKGKATEVVAVSIGPQQASETIRTALAMGADRGILVKTDQEVEPLAVAKILKAICEIEKPSLVIAGKQAIDDDSNQTGQMLAALLGWAQGTFAHKLELDAESAKIEREIDGGLQTVEVKLPAVMTVDLRLNEPRYASLPNIMKAKKKPIEEKSPADYGVDIAPKLKVLKVTEPPKRQAGIKVKTVAELLDKLKNEAGVI, via the coding sequence ATGAAAGTGCTGGTGCCCGTCAAGCGGGTGATCGACTACAACGTCAAGGTTCGCGTGAAGGCGGACCAGTCCGGCGTGGACCTCGCCAACGTCAAAATGTCCATGAACCCGTTCGACGAGATCTGCGTCGAAGAGGCGGTGCGCCTGAAGGAGAAGGGCAAGGCGACGGAAGTCGTGGCCGTCTCCATTGGGCCGCAGCAGGCATCCGAGACCATCCGCACCGCCCTCGCCATGGGCGCCGATCGCGGCATCCTGGTGAAGACCGACCAGGAGGTCGAGCCGCTGGCGGTCGCCAAGATCCTCAAAGCCATCTGCGAGATCGAAAAGCCGTCGCTGGTGATCGCGGGCAAGCAGGCGATCGACGACGATTCCAACCAGACCGGCCAGATGCTGGCGGCGCTGTTGGGCTGGGCCCAGGGCACCTTCGCCCATAAACTTGAACTGGACGCCGAGAGCGCCAAGATCGAGCGCGAGATCGACGGCGGCCTGCAGACCGTGGAGGTCAAGCTGCCGGCGGTGATGACCGTCGATCTGCGCCTCAACGAGCCGCGCTATGCCTCGCTGCCGAACATCATGAAGGCGAAGAAGAAGCCGATCGAGGAGAAGTCGCCGGCCGACTACGGCGTCGATATCGCGCCGAAGCTGAAGGTTCTGAAGGTGACCGAGCCGCCCAAGCGCCAGGCCGGCATCAAGGTGAAGACCGTCGCCGAACTGCTCGACAAGCTGAAGAACGAAGCGGGAGTGATCTGA
- a CDS encoding TlpA disulfide reductase family protein: MTLSRTHYIVIAAVIAVLAAAAVLYEMRGGAVQRAAGPPAVLAPFAAAKAPAPVPQVAIVNSGGTRRTLASFKGKYILLNLWATWCAPCVRELPALAKLKAAVPSDRFDVVAVDVGRGTAADARTFLDAHGAKALDTYVDSNLALLRAFGAFGLPLTVLVDPQGHEVGRAVGPAAWDSPESIDYFRGLASARS, encoded by the coding sequence GTGACGCTGTCCCGCACACATTACATCGTAATCGCCGCGGTGATCGCGGTCCTGGCCGCGGCTGCTGTTCTATATGAGATGCGGGGCGGCGCTGTCCAACGAGCGGCGGGCCCGCCGGCCGTCCTGGCCCCGTTTGCCGCGGCGAAGGCGCCCGCGCCGGTGCCCCAGGTCGCGATCGTCAACAGCGGCGGCACCCGCCGGACCCTGGCCTCGTTCAAGGGCAAATACATCCTGCTCAATCTGTGGGCGACCTGGTGCGCCCCCTGCGTGCGCGAGCTTCCGGCGCTGGCCAAGCTCAAGGCCGCGGTGCCGTCCGACCGGTTCGACGTCGTGGCGGTCGATGTCGGGCGCGGCACGGCGGCCGACGCGCGGACCTTCCTCGACGCGCATGGTGCCAAGGCGCTCGACACCTATGTCGATTCCAATCTCGCTCTGCTGCGGGCCTTCGGCGCTTTCGGCCTGCCGCTCACCGTTCTGGTCGATCCGCAAGGCCATGAGGTCGGCCGCGCCGTCGGCCCGGCCGCCTGGGATTCGCCCGAGTCGATCGACTATTTCCGCGGACTGGCATCGGCCAGGTCCTAG
- a CDS encoding Bcr/CflA family multidrug efflux MFS transporter encodes MPSAPSPLKGARRVELIVILGALTAFAPLSTDMYLPALPSIAHDFHASIGDVERTLASFFLGFALGQALFGPLADRFGRKAPLIGGLAVYVAVCLLGAATFSVPLLTGLRFVQAVSACAGAVIARACVRDLFEAAEVPRIFSVMMTVMGLAPLLAPLLGGYLLLLLGWRAIFLTQAVLGLLGLLAVVLRLPESHAGPRRDLHLGTIFLDYGRIVTDRRFIGYVLAAATSAGGLFAYITASPHVFIDLFHVPAQHFGWFFGANAVALITGSHVSGRLLKTRRAEQVLIVAQLGQAGAGVLLMTFATTGIGGVWGIAFGLMLYVGLNGAVMPTGSGLAMRPFSLNAGMASALLGTFQFGMAALASIVVGALPQTSALAMASVIAACGIGGLVFNLLLSPKSD; translated from the coding sequence ATGCCATCCGCTCCTTCCCCCCTCAAAGGCGCCCGCCGCGTCGAGCTGATCGTCATCCTCGGCGCGCTCACCGCTTTCGCGCCGCTCTCGACCGACATGTACCTGCCGGCGCTCCCCTCGATCGCGCACGACTTCCACGCCTCGATCGGCGATGTCGAGCGCACGCTGGCGTCGTTCTTCCTGGGCTTCGCGCTCGGCCAGGCGCTGTTCGGCCCGCTCGCCGACCGCTTCGGGCGCAAGGCGCCGCTGATCGGCGGCCTTGCCGTCTATGTCGCGGTTTGCCTTCTGGGCGCGGCGACGTTCTCGGTGCCGCTCCTCACCGGATTGCGGTTCGTCCAGGCGGTCAGCGCCTGCGCCGGCGCGGTCATCGCGCGCGCCTGCGTGCGCGATCTGTTCGAGGCGGCCGAGGTGCCGCGCATCTTCTCGGTGATGATGACGGTGATGGGGCTGGCGCCGCTGCTCGCGCCGTTGCTCGGCGGCTATCTCCTGCTGCTGCTGGGCTGGCGCGCGATCTTCCTCACCCAGGCCGTGCTGGGATTGCTCGGCCTTCTCGCCGTCGTGCTGCGCCTGCCGGAAAGCCATGCCGGGCCGCGCCGCGACCTGCATCTGGGGACGATCTTCCTCGACTATGGGCGCATCGTGACCGACCGCCGCTTCATCGGCTATGTGCTGGCGGCGGCGACCTCGGCCGGCGGCCTGTTCGCCTACATCACCGCCAGCCCGCATGTCTTCATCGATCTGTTCCACGTGCCGGCGCAGCATTTCGGCTGGTTCTTCGGCGCCAACGCGGTCGCGCTCATCACCGGTTCGCACGTCTCCGGCCGGCTGCTGAAGACGCGGCGCGCGGAGCAGGTGTTGATCGTCGCCCAGCTCGGCCAGGCCGGCGCCGGTGTCCTGCTCATGACCTTCGCGACGACGGGAATCGGCGGGGTGTGGGGCATTGCCTTCGGCCTGATGCTCTATGTCGGGCTCAACGGCGCGGTGATGCCGACGGGAAGCGGCCTCGCGATGCGGCCCTTCAGCCTGAACGCCGGCATGGCCTCGGCCCTGCTCGGCACGTTCCAGTTCGGCATGGCGGCGCTGGCCTCGATCGTCGTCGGCGCGCTGCCGCAGACCAGCGCGCTGGCGATGGCGTCGGTGATCGCCGCCTGCGGCATCGGCGGTCTGGTGTTCAACCTGCTGCTGAGCCCGAAGAGCGACTGA